The Porphyrobacter sp. LM 6 sequence CGCAGCGGGTCTTGCCGCGGTGCTCAGCAATCCGGCGCGATTTGCCGGCAAGAGCATCGGCCTCGCGTTATGCGGCGGCAATATCGACACCCGCCTGCTCGCCAACGTGCTGCTGCGCGATCTGGCGCGGCAGGGACGTCTGGCCCGCCTCAGGATCACGTTGCAGGACCGCCCCGGCGCGCTGTTCAAGGTCATGCGCCTGTTTGACGAGCACAACGTCAACATCATCGAGATCTATCACCAGCGCATCTTCACCACGCTGCCCGCCAAGGGCCTGATAACCGATATCGAATGCGAGGCGCGCGATGCCGAGCAGGTCGAACGGCTGGTCGAAGGGCTGCGCGCCAAGGGCTATTCGGTGCAGCTGGTCGAACTGGGCTGATCCAAGCGAAAATCGGGTGAGGCTGGCCGGGCGATTGTCCCGGGATGTGTCGTGGTGTGCGCGCTTTTGCGGCTGCGTTCTGCGGCTCAAGCAACTTTCGCGCTATTTTCATGGTTAAGGGACTTTTACCGACGCGAAGGTGCAGGCATAAGATTTTCTTAACACTCGCACCCGCGATTCACGCGCGCAGAAGGATAGGCCCCAGCTGTGACGGCACCGATCCGCTTTCCCCGGTTCTTCGTGACCAGCCCTGCGCCGTGCCCCTATCTACCGGGCCGCAGCGAGCGCAAGGTGTTCACCGAACTCAAAGGCGCGCACGCCGATCAGTTGAACGAGGCGCTGGGCCGCATCGGGTTCCGCCGCAGCCAGACGGTCGCCTACCGGCCCTCCTGCCTCGATTGCCATGCCTGCGTGTCGGTGCGCGTGGTGGCCAGCAAGTTTGTGCCTTCCGGCACGCAGAAGCGCGATCTCAAGCGCAATGCCGATCTGGTCGTCACCGAATGCCGCCCTTGGGCCACTGACGAACAATTCGCGCTGCTCGCCAAATATCTCGGCGCGCGCCATCCCGACGGCGGCATGTCGGCGATGGACGAGCTCGATTATGCCGACATGATCGAACACACGCCGGTCAACAGCGTGGTGACC is a genomic window containing:
- a CDS encoding arginyltransferase: MTAPIRFPRFFVTSPAPCPYLPGRSERKVFTELKGAHADQLNEALGRIGFRRSQTVAYRPSCLDCHACVSVRVVASKFVPSGTQKRDLKRNADLVVTECRPWATDEQFALLAKYLGARHPDGGMSAMDELDYADMIEHTPVNSVVTEYREPDVGGRPGRLVGACLTDRQGDGLSMIYSFYDPDLEGRAGLGNYIILDHIMRAAAEGLPYVYLGYWVEGSPRMQYKVRYRPLERLTREGWQLMDTEEQHRLIVAATAPRRTPDLALAGVRGKDGQPIKFPGS